A section of the Carya illinoinensis cultivar Pawnee chromosome 12, C.illinoinensisPawnee_v1, whole genome shotgun sequence genome encodes:
- the LOC122289286 gene encoding uncharacterized protein LOC122289286, giving the protein MADELASIWSSLKLTEEEQQELVLPEETIQSIKIRGSHCIFALNLNGRSVNREAFKSTMAKVWNLEGWITFKEIGFNKFLIEFQLLSDKRKVLQGRPWSFDRHLICMKDFKDDLAPNEISFKTEPFWVQLHNVPFAVMNVEQGVKLGSVIGKVHTVETDDQGCGWGRHLRIRVDVDINKPLPRGKLIKVRGKQCWIYFKYERLPNFCFKCGQLMHMEGKCSSQTTSKQSQDQYGQWLRASHAPSQNFSTKKYGGSSEQSPQDNSSPVQPKAAEAQKVNSGWSSLGTEGEATNKNTADGDQKQGSGLTPTSQTDHTCNSTEVEASCPNNDHDGLSRQDNMEIKRKETPHPSSRPLTQVSNSGQTLPFLLQNRDMCVEHSTPPKTSSNYKPSNSVLFKENLATESGGGTREATKWKRKAREQVPILANITNQQLIPTPSQNLKRAAYGTETRSRNRFSKKQKTEVATALKQNNEPEVVVVQQPHLSK; this is encoded by the coding sequence ATGGCCGACGAGCTAGCATCAATATGGAGTTCCTTGAAACTAACAGAAGAGGAGCAACAGGAACTGGTCCTGCCAGAGGAGACTATCCAGTCCATAAAAATAAGAGGAAGTCATTGCATCTTTGCCCTCAACCTGAATGGTAGAAGTGTTAACCGAGAGGCATTCAAGTCCACAATGGCTAAGGTGTGGAACTTGGAGGGTTGGATCACCTTCAAGGAAATAGGTTTCAACAAGTTTCTCATAGAATTTCAACTGCTTTCAGATAAGAGGAAGGTGCTACAAGGTAGACCATGGTCTTTTGACCGGCACCTCATATGCATGAAGGACTTCAAAGATGATCTGGCCCCAAACGAGATAAGCTTCAAGACAGAACCATTCTGGGTACAGTTACATAATGTACCATTCGCAGTTATGAATGTAGAACAAGGTGTAAAACTGGGCTCAGTAATTGGAAAGGTTCACACAGTAGAAACAGATGATCAAGGCTGTGGTTGGGGAAGGCACCTCAGAATAAGGGTGGATGTCGACATTAACAAACCTCTCCCTCGAGGAAAGTTGATCAAAGTAAGAGGAAAACAGTGTTGGATTTATTTCAAGTATGAACGTCTCCCAAATTTCTGTTTTAAGTGTGGACAACTTATGCACATGGAAGGCAAGTGCTCAAGTCAAACCACATCCAAGCAATCCCAGGATCAGTATGGTCAATGGTTGCGTGCCTCTCATGCTCCTTCCCAGAACTTCTCAACTAAGAAGTATGGTGGATCATCGGAACAGTCCCCACAGGACAACTCCTCCCCGGTGCAACCAAAGGCAGCTGAGGCCCAAAAGGTCAATTCAGGATGGTCCAGTTTAGGGACAGAGGGGGAAGCTACCAACAAGAACACTGCAGATGGAGATCAGAAGCAAGGTAGTGGCCTTACCCCGACAAGTCAGACTGACCATACATGTAACAGTACAGAAGTAGAAGCCAGTTGTCCAAACAATGATCATGATGGTCTTTCTCGTCAAGATAACATGGAAATCAAAAGGAAAGAGACCCCCCACCCTTCCTCAAGGCCTCTGACACAGGTAAGTAACTCTGGCCAAACCTTACCTTTCCTCTTACAGAATAGGGACATGTGTGTAGAGCATAGTACACCACCAAAGACCTCTAGTAACTATAAGCCAAGCAACTCTGTACTCTTCAAGGAAAATTTGGCTACGGAAAGTGGAGGGGGAACTAGAGAGGCTACTAAgtggaaaaggaaagctagggAACAAGTTCCCATCCTAGCTAACATCACTAACCAACAACTCATACCCACCCCTTCCCAAAACCTCAAAAGGGCAGCTTATGGTACTGAGACTAGATCCAGAAACAGGTTTTCAAAGAAACAGAAAACTGAGGTGGCAACTGCTTTGAAACAAAACAATGAACCAGAGGTGGTGGTTGTGCAACAGCCCCACCTATCCAAATGA
- the LOC122289689 gene encoding uncharacterized protein LOC122289689 has protein sequence MVSDSITTASIPPAQNARDFGKKKRAHRSAKLKQCKLDARREQWLSQCTAKNKGCKDENNGGVQRRNGGNRSLEDLEMNSRGEEMDGSIRQYRDLDSPSNSPTSEIGSVLDAADSGTNFTGSSSSGSSSSGGSCSGCITEDEEGGGEDDGCLDDWEAVADALAADEDGKGQSQNPCSESPPQGDSVGQVVSPSQVTDNSMGVGGGIPKPECPKTIPGASGNSRAWRPDDAFRPQSLPNLSKQQSLPNPHRHYGGGIAWACNSAVPAPSSCPVCYEDLDFTDSSFLPCLCGFRLCLFCHKRILEEDGRCPGCRKPYENPAEVEASVNGGSLTFRLARSCSMITRS, from the exons ATGGTTTCAGACTCGATCACCACCGCTTCGATTCCACCCGCCCAAAACGCCAGGGATTTTGGCAAGAAGAAAAGG GCCCACAGGTCAGCCAAATTGAAGCAGTGCAAGCTCGACGCTCGTCGCGAGCAATGGCTTTCTCAAT GTACAGCAAAGAACAAGGGATGCAAGGATGAAAACAATGGCGGCGTTCAGCGCCGCAATGGGGGCAACCGGTCGTTGGAGGATTTGGAGATGAATTCCAGAGGCGAAGAGATGGATGGATCGATTCGTCAATACAGAGATTTGGATTCGCCGTCGAACAGTCCCACCAGCGAGATTGGTAGCGTATTAGATGCTGCCGACTCGGGAACAAACTTCACTGGCAGTAGCAGCAGTGGCAGCAGTAGCAGTGGTGGTAGCTGTTCCGGGTGCATTACAGAAGATGAGGAAGGAGGAGGGGAAGATGATGGGTGTTTGGACGATTGGGAGGCCGTGGCAGATGCTTTAGCGGCTGACGAGGACGGCAAGGGCCAAAGCCAAAACCCGTGTTCCGAATCGCCTCCTCAGGGGGACTCCGTTGGTCAAGTGGTTTCTCCGAGCCAAGTGACGGATAACAGCATGGGCGTAGGAGGCGGGATTCCGAAGCCGGAGTGTCCGAAAACGATTCCTGGGGCATCTGGGAACAGCCGGGCATGGAGGCCTGACGATGCTTTTCGACCTCAGAGTTTGCCCAATTTGTCTAAGCAGCAAAGCTTGCCTAATCCGCACCGGCATTATGGTGGAGGGATCGCGTGGGCTTGTAACAGTGCGGTGCCTGCGCCGTCTTCGTGTCCTGTATGCTATGAGGATTTGGATTTCACGGACTCGAGCTTTTTACCTTGCTTGTGCGGGTTTCGGCTCTGCCTTTTCTGCCACAAGAGGATTCTTGAGGAGGATGGTCGCTGCCCTGGCTGCAGGAAGCCGTATGAGAATCCTGCCGAAGTGGAGGCAAGTGTTAATGGGGGCAGTCTGACATTCCGGCTGGCTCGTTCTTGCAGCATGATCACAAGGTCTTAG
- the LOC122289688 gene encoding protein EDS1B-like, giving the protein MASGGRPRLGYVIEMDEKLIEKACDSATKAHMSPVKPFIHEKFSVSSSRTVIFSFPAGSWSVDDWVARNPVGETEVKAKLFGSVIRSIGNDEIAMVNEPFLRRFEVQILGTSDFQNKVEEAIRKKKQIVFTGHSVGGAMAILATLWFLQEYSKPGKSPLCLTFGCPLIGNHIFSHALRRENWASCFKHFVMRYDIVPRIMLAPLSAIDQKISPILQFFGRNPAQQPPSASDFFKTVMENASTLASYTACSLMANTNMLSETLTSFIELSPYRPFGTYIFCNENGKLVVLSNPDAVLQLLFYSSQLSSETEVEEIARKSLQQHFLYSKELQALDRKDVYDANQLDTIPLSAEGVVGNSAALNSALNDLGLSTRARLCLRSAGELEKRKQRNKADIEAKKRDMEEPMKMLEDYREKNVIPRVGWYDAFKLQETEQDFIANVKRLELAGIWDEIMEKLKRYELPDEFEGEKEWVELGTRYRRLVEPLDIANYYRHSKNEDAGAYMERGRPKRYRYTQRWREHNLKMAPGASGESHFWAEVEELRGKTSSTGEFERESAKIQKLAEDVRKWVEEKDLWGDVFLEKSTLVKWWKALPEDRRRKFCLSEFIK; this is encoded by the exons ATGGCCAGTGGAGGAAGGCCTAGGCTCGGATACGTCATAGAAATGGATGAGAAGCTGATCGAGAAGGCTTGCGATTCTGCCACCAAAGCTCATATGTCTCCAGTGAAGCCATTTATTCATGAGAAATTCTCTGTTTCATCAAGTCGTACAGTCATTTTCAGCTTTCCTGCAGGATCTTGGTCTGTGGACGATTGGGTTGCTAGAAACCCAGTTGGAGAAACAGAGGTCAAAGCCAAGCTTTTTGGTTCTGTGATCAGATCTATAGGCAACGATGAAATTGCCATGGTTAATGAACCTTTTCTGCGGAGATTTGAGGTCCAGATCTTGGGGACTTCGGATTTCCAAAATAAG GTGGAAGAGGCTATCAGAAAGAAGAAGCAAATAGTGTTTACAGGACACTCAGTGGGTGGTGCAATGGCCATCCTTGCAACGCTTTGGTTCCTGCAAGAATACTCCAAACCTGGAAAATCACCTCTTTGTCTGACTTTTGGATGTCCTCTAATTGGAAACCACATATTTTCCCATGCTCTTAGGAGAGAGAACTGGGCTTCGTGTTTCAAACATTTTGTCATGAGATATGACATTGTCCCTCGGATAATGCTTGCTCCCCTATCAGCCATTGACCAAAAAATTTCACCCATTCTGCAATTCTTTGGAAGAAATCCTGCACAACAACCCCCTTCAGCTTCGGACTTTTTTAAAACTGTAATGGAAAATGCATCAACCCTGGCAAGCTACACTGCCTGCAGTCTCATGGCGAACACAAATATGCTATCGGAAACTTTAACAAGCTTCATTGAGTTAAGCCCCTACAGACCTTTTGGAACCTACATCTTCTGCAATGAGAATGGAAAACTGGTGGTCTTGAGCAACCCAGATGCTGTTCTGCAACTACTGTTTTACTCCTCTCAATTGAGCAGTGAAACTGAGGTGGAAGAGATTGCCCGTAAAAGTCTTCAGCAACATTTCCTGTACTCAAAAGAATTGCAAGCTTTGGATAGGAAAGATGTATATGATGCGAACCAATTGGACACCATCCCTCTGTCCGCAGAGGGAGTAGTCGGTAACAGTGCAGCACTTAACTCAGCCTTGAATGACCTTGGCTTG AGTACCAGAGCTAGACTTTGTCTTCGTTCTGCGGGAGAGTTAGAGAAGCGAAAGCAGAGAAATAAAGCTGATATTGAAGCCAAGAAGCGTGACATGGAGGAACCAATGAAGATGCTAGAAGACTACAGAGAAAAGAATGTGATTCCCAGAGTAGGCTGGTACGATGCCTTCAAGCTTCAAGAAACAGAACAAGACTTCATTGCTAATGTGAAGAGACTTGAGCTAGCAGGTATATGGGATGAAATCATGGAGAAGTTGAAAAGATATGAACTCCCAGATGAATTCGAGGGCGAAAAGGAATGGGTAGAGCTCGGAACTAGATACCGCCGCCTTGTAGAGCCTCTAGATATTGCTAACTACTATCGACACTCGAAGAATGAAGACGCGGGAGCCTATATGGAAAGGGGCAGGCCAAAACGTTACAGATACACACAAAGATGGCGCGAGCATAATCTGAAGATGGCTCCTGGAGCCAGCGGAGAATCACATTTCTGGGCAGAAGTAGAGGAGCTCCGCGGTAAAACTAGTAGCACAGGAGAGTTTGAACGTGAAAGTGCTAAAATTCAGAAGCTAGCAGAAGATGTTCGGAAATGGGTCGAGGAAAAAGATTTGTGGGGGGATGTGTTCTTGGAGAAATCCACCCTGGTGAAGTGGTGGAAAGCGCTTCCTGAAGACCGTAGGAGGAAATTTTGCCTTTCGGAATTCATAAAATGA